Genomic window (Ostrea edulis chromosome 9, xbOstEdul1.1, whole genome shotgun sequence):
gcatcacattcatgaagaaattgCTATCATTACAAATGGTAatgatatcaaaggcaaaaacattagaaatataattatttcagaaaatttcatttttgaattcaGAAAATTCACGAAAacatgaactgcgatgctttaCGCCAGCATGCTTAATATAGCGCGTTAGTATTTCATGAAAAGTGTCCTGGCGTGAACCGTTGCTGTTCATGCCCTCATGACCGGAGGTTTTATTGAGAGGGGTATAAGACCGCTTTTAGTTCATTATATCATAAATTGAAAACAATATAGAAAATGAATTCATTGGGCATGGCTTGTTGTGATACATGCAGCAACAAAATGAATTCGGGTGTCATGACCTGTAATGATAAAGTCACGGACAACAAACGAAATTCAGTTGCAGTTTGTAGTGGTTCATGCACTAAAAGCAAGTGTTCTTGTTCAGCAAGATAAAAATGAACGTGAGAGTAGTACAACACACATGACCTTATTCAGCTCCACTGATAATTTGTCACGCTTGGGTACAATGCGCCTCTATTCTTTATTGAGCTATGTTTGCCTTATAATTAAAACAGTGTACACATAATACTCACTtcttgaaaatgatttgatatttaCGGTGTAAAAGTCCAACCTTTAAACCCGAAATCTATCTAAGTCTTATAGCATTTGTAGATTTAAGAATATACTCAAACGACAGAAAAAGTTTTATTCATTGAAATAACATCATAATTCCATTTCACCCTGATGTTGCTTGTCTGACATAGAGCGCCTCCTGTGGTGTGATGGCAGAGGAACCGTAACCAGATGACAGCTGTGACAGGAAATAAGCCGCCAATCCACCAAGTGCTAAAACTCCAAAAACACTGTTACTAGACGAAGTTGCGGTAGATGTTGTGGGTGAGGCAGCTGAAATAAAAACGTATATACTAATAGCTGGATAGCTAGTGCTTTATACAAAATTGTGTATTCTTTATAATCATCTCCTTTACATgatttaaaacacaaaagtgAGGCACACAATTTAAAAGGGAGGAGGAACAGACGCAAATAAAGAAGAAGGGAGATGAGGGAGGAAGGAGTGATGGAAGAGAAAAGATGAAACAAAAGGAAAAGTGATGGATGAGGTCATATGATAGGGAGAGGAGAGCGTTGGATGCGGAGTGATGAAAGGGATGGAGGAGCAATAGATGAGGAAAGATGAAAGGGAGAGAGGAGTGCTGGATGAGAAAAGATGAAAAAGCGGTATAAATGATGGATGAAAAGAGATGAAAAGGGGGTAGAATTTATGGATGAGGAGAAATGAAAAAGTGGTATTAGTGATGGATGAGGAGAAATGAAAAAGGGATTTAAGTGATGGATGGGGAGAGTGATGGATGAGGAGAGATGAAATGGGGATAATGGGTGATGGATGAGGGAGATGAAATAGGGGAGGATGGATGACAAGAGATGAAAGGGGGAGGATGAACAATGGATGACGAGAGATGAAAGGTGGAGGAGAAATGGATGAGGAGAGATGAAAGGGAAGAATGAGTAATGGATGCCAAGAGATGAAAGGGAGGGAGAGGTGATGGTTGAGGAGATGAAAAAGGGGTAGAAATGGTGGATGAGGAGAAATGAAAAAGGGGTAGAAGTGATGGATAAGGAGAGATGAAAAAGGGAAAGAAATGATGGATGAGGATAGATTAAAAAGGGGTAGAAATGAATGAGGAGAGATGAAAAAGAAGTAGAAGTGAAGGATGATGAGAGATGAAGGGAGTGAGGCGTGATGGATGAAGAGAGATAAAATGGGGAGGATGAGGAAAGGGCGGGAGGGGTGATGGATGACAAGAAATGATAAGAATGAGAGAAGTAAGATGAGGAGAATGAAGGGTCGAGAAGTTAAGGAAGGGTGGAAGAAGGATCTCCTAATACATGCAGGTGTtagaaaattatgaatattgcatcacatgaaactCAGTCACAATGGCTCAGACTTgaaacgcagtattaagtcttccccggaagacatgtgtcgcctgctagttcattctatatgtaatatatcacgtataatgttgaaaaagtaaattattgaaatggtgtttgtcactaaacaggaagttgataagcgacagattcgaaaatgtcttacacaatacagttggccacagtgatgctctgtgccaaatatcagggagttgccccatgtggttcttgaaaaaactgtgacagaaatttttttgctgtaaaaaattctaagtcccggcaaacaggaagttgataagcgacagattcgaaaatgtcttacacaatacagttggccacagtgatgctctgtgccaaatatcaggaaGTTGCcccctgtggttcttgaaaaaactgtgacagaaatttttttgctgtaaaaaattctaagtcccggcaaacaggaagttgataagcgacatattcgaaaatgtcttacacaatacagttggccacagtgatgctctgtgccaaatatcagggagttgccccatgtggttcttgagaaaactgtgacagaaattttttgtgacgacaacgacgccagacgacgacgcaggacgacggatagtgatccctatatgtcgccactgcgtaacgcaggcgacacaattaCTCATATTACGTCATAAATACCGGAAATGATGTAACTGATGTACTCTTACTTTGACATTTGTCTCCAGTGTAACCTGAGTAACATACACAGACTCCTGTCGTGGCTTTGTTAGCGATGTCAATCGTGTCCATCAGACAGAACCCGTTGCTAGTGGCTGTGCACTTTGTGGAGGCGCCAGGTTGAGTACCTGGGATGTCGCAGGCACTTCCGCCGAAAGCAGCCGCCGCCAATTTGACATCTatgggaaaaaaaatcaagtgACACGTCGTTCATTAGTCCTTAGTAATTTAATGTGACACATGGGTAATGATTTGAAACAATGCGTATATGTGACTTATCTTATTGATTTacagtaaaattactaaaattacTTGAAATGTCATGTGTCAATCTAGCACATATGCCCCATCCGTGAAACTAATAAGAGTATATATAGGCAATACATTATCAATTGCAACATACATGAAAAGACAGGTTTTGTAACTTATCACATTCACACCCGAAAACCCAGGTCAACAACTGCCGTGGATTTCGCGAACAAATCTCAAACAATTTCAGACTTACATTATGCAAGTCCAACTTTCGACTTAAGTTTCTTTCAAGAAATCTAGGCCAGATTTTCTAGAATAATTTAATAAGGTAGGCCTTATGTCAATATCAGCAAAACTTGCTTTGCATGGTGctcttacatgtattataaacaaaaacaaccaaaaCTCGTTAGTTCATGAGCTCTTCATTAAGTACACTGGGTAGTAAACATAGCGGGAAAATCCACGGATAGGGACAATATATATTCTTCGGCCATTTTATAGCGGGACAATACATGTGCTATATTTCCGGTCATTTTATAGCGGGACAATATATGTACTAAATTCCCCGGTCATTTTATAGTGGGgcagtacatgtactatattccCCGGCCATTCTATAGTgggataatacatgtattatattccCCGGCCATTTTATAGTGGgacaatacatgtactaaaatcCCCGGTCATTTTATAGCgggataatacatgtactatattccCCGGCCATTCTATAGTgggataatacatgtattatattccCCGGCCATTTTATAGTgggataatacatgtattatattccCCGGCCATTTTATAGTGggacaatacatgtattatattccCCGGCCATTTTATAGCCGGACTTAAAAGTTCAAAGCTGATTCTTTGAAACTAATTTTTTGTCTTTCTAATAGTTACACGTGAATTTTACCAAGGAAGAAAATCAGAATGGTCAACAGCAAACTACTAACAAAGACTTTGCCATTCCCGCGGGAAAACCTGCAAGAAATAAATCAGATTCAATATGGATGGCAATTCAGATTGATTTAAAATAATGCAGACTAATTATCAAATTACATGAACTGTGATTATTTTTAgcaatacatgtagtaaaatgAGTTTGAAAATGGTTAATATGCAGTTAATTTTCTGTGTTCATTAAGGGACGAATGTATtgtaaaaatctttgaaattacATTTCAGTATTATACATATTTCACCCTATTATAAAAAAGGAAACCTATTTTACAGtttaaggatgtactctacatcgtcacaatggctgacttcctttcaaaacatggatgaaaatataaatatcagcaatatttgtctattcatttaaaaaataatcgcCTAGCCGAGTATCTCAGGTTAGGACATCGCCTGATAAACTGTAGATCGCGagtttgagtccagcaggggtttcaATTTCCccccagattgctttctactaaacctgcatttttgactaaataaagtaaatttgaaagtttgcaatatcaaaatattgttgtacatatcctccacttttcatccatatcaaatttctctggtgtggcATACCTACTTAAACAAACtatttcaattaaaattttgaGTGTAAATAgttaaaagttttacttacatatttagaattttcttccGTAACCTTTATCCCAGAAAGCTCTGGAAATTCATTCATTCATCTGCCTCGCATATGTATTTCTAACACACAGTGCctcacatatatatacacatatatatacacacaataaaACCACGAGTATTACACCATATCAGTAATAACGGCATGTCTTGTGAAGTACATCAAATAATTACGTTTTTATATTCTGTGTTATCGATGAATTACTAGGATTATACTTTGATGACGTAAACTGAATTCCGAGCGGGTACTCCATgatataaagattttttttttcggacTGATGCATTTATATCCCTATCAAAATGCCAAGGACCCTTGAGGTTCGCGATGGGAGCTTCTTAATGGTAAATTTCGTATGCCAAATGTTACTGAATAATTCAGAATATATGTTAATAGCCGTTCGATGAAATTGAAATTAGTACTTCAACAATATTTTTAACTGATATTCTTGTATACATATTGCCATTCTAGGATCACTGTCAGCACCCTTAAGTGACAGACGAATTACTTCACCAATGATACTTCCGGTAATGGCGACGGCGGTAATCCTTAATAGATTGACAAATGTAAGAGTAACTCACCATACTTTGCCAATGAACAGAAGTTGtcttagattgattgaatattgtttaacgtccctctcgagaatatttcactcatatggagacgtcaccactgccggtgaagggctgcaaaacttcgGTCTATGCTCGGAAATTGTGGCCTTTGAGCagcgagggatctttatcgtgccacacctgctgtaacacgggacctcggtttttgcggtctcgttcGAAGGACTGCCCCGTTCAGTCGCCTtgtacgacaagtaaggggtactgagtacctatactaacccggatccccacgggtatGGAACTTttaccacaaaaatcaataatttgacgtcacaccgtcttttccggttttgatgagaaagatgtacatgtggtagattttacgaataaataggttgatgccttcctgtccaGCAGTTAATTAGACTAaggcgaaggggagatgtgaaaaaagctTCTTCTTTTCGAAATttctgacccaaccaagtcatctgcaaggaaaagactatgtaaacagtggatccatcatttgcgtaatgaaaAGTTGAGGTTGGAGACATTCGTATGAAGAAacgtaccgtctgcctggtctgtgactcgactgaacgtcttttttttaaaatttcttcttgcgatagaacgggctcaaatctatacggctccaaacttaactgttcgtgtcTTGTCATGtatacagtgctgctgatgaaataaaccggaaccgactgtgtgacgtcatcaattaaatttcaatggttgctctcttagcggcgggttatttaaaatatatgattgattaatattgatttaatcgttaagcaagggattttgttgttaaagactatcatttacgatatcagtaagtaatactttattcataaaagcaacaatgtggttagggttgccttttcctttaacgtccctcttgagaatttttcactcatagagACGTcagtcaccactgccggtgaattAGGGCTGCAAAAGtgaggcctatgttcggcgttTATGGTCatagagcagggagggatttttatcgtgccacacctgctgcgacacgggtcctcggtgtttgcggtctcatccgaaggaccgccccatttagtcgcctcttacgacaagtaaggggtactgaggatctattctaacccggatccccacgggaaattTCCATTGTTAAAAGTTTTTACTTCTTCGTATGATTCGCAAGCCAATGGTATAACCGATAGATTTGAGGCATGGGCACGATTTTtgtaaaggaaaaaaaaattaaattcataatatatttgatacgtgtaaaacaaaacaaacctaAATTTTAAATAAGCCTCACCTGCCAAGATTGTATTCGAGATATCTATACAAACGCGGTACAAGCTTGGTTTAGGTTTACACGTGACTCGACTATTAACATGGCGCCAAAGTTGACGTcgatgaaacaagaggcccacagaaGAAGTATtgctactcccaagggctatgaaatctttaaaaaaaatcctgttcttaATATCTAAGCTAAGTTCTAGTGTtcaccaacagtataaaacaagatgtgttcttaaaaactccactgtcctcaaaagtgcatataatgatgaaaggctttacaaaatataggtgtattaacattaaaacatcaaaagatatgactaatttggacccatcctcgAGTCAAAACCTTgagttgtgaaattcatcacttttttgtacataattttctgctattcctaggTATGCATTTAGATTATATACAGTATccgcaaacttacacataaatactatatactaagtttgaccccaccctggggtcagaacccctactctggataaaagactacctgctctttctaaatatcaatttcaattttcaatttagtattaatagcactaaagatgacgttatttaagtgttttacacataaacactatatagtaagtctGGCCCAGCCTTGAGGTTAGAACCCCTACCacaaggatcatgaaatttacaattttggtagaggtcttccttcTCTACATctctatgcatttaatttttcttacatgtgtgcggttcttgagaagatttctgaaaattggtaaattttgggcagtttttgccccgcccctaaggcctcaggggtgctggagtcctgaaatttacaattatgtcccccttgtcccaaatattcttcataccaaatttgaaaagaattggtgtggtagttatgaagaaaaagttaaaaatgtttaattgttaacgtACGACGCACAACgcaataaaaattaaaaacaagtattacaacgaaaatattttaattctttcttTGTACTTGCCCTAAATTGATCTATGATTACCCTATTTTGAATGCTTTTAGCATACTTGTTTTATAAATCTTGGTGTTCTCATCTTCGCATGTGGTTTCCAGGCAATGACAAATGTTTGTGTACGGTACTTTAGAATGTGCGAACATTAATTTTCCTCTAAATAGAGACAAAACATCGTGCTTACAAACACGATTATGAGAACAGggttttacacatgtatgtacatgtaaatacaaagtGTATCATGTGTAAAAATATTTGGAATGAATGGCCAGTGCAAGGAGTAACCTACAGTGTACATTACAAAGCTAATGGTAGACGAGGAGAAAATTCAGATATCTGTCATTGAGCATTCCGCTGGGATGCACCAGAAGTGTAAGGATGTAACGGGGGAGGGGCATACTCCTGTCACGTAAAGATTTTATGAAACAGTGGTGTGGCAAAGCAGCTACTAAGGGATTTTATTCTTGATATTGGATATTCTATTAAACATAGATGGTAACGGCatactgacaactcaactttatgaccaacgagatgacttcagcttctccatcgtcaactgtCCATATgtagtattccattatcacctgcatatagtgtttatatcccTCACATGATTCGAttcgcaagagcttgttctgcgtatgataagtttttaaatcgaagcaagttagtgacaaataagttaatgttacaggggtctCTACAGTCtagtttgaagtcagcatttagcaaatttgatagttgttataatgatagtatttacaaatacaacccgTCGTTagtcaaatgttgtttgacgggtttcataccaattgttagtccATTCATTACATACTGAAACGAAAGTCGGAATCGTTTCATCCCATTCTGTCTACTGGAACCTTGGTAATAAGCACTTCCTGTTTCGCCCTTTCGACCTTCAGGGATCACGTGCTAGTTTAGGGTATACAATGTATAAGCAGCGATATTGGAGCTCTTAAGTCAGTTCCAGACTGCAGTCAACAAGAACTCTATTGTTCCAACGTGAGAAAATTAACAAGAAGGTGAGAAAATTAAACTAGTTTAACAAGTCTTAAAGACTTACGAgactttgttgttttattggaCAAGTTCGTGAAAGTTTTTCTTACTTATATAGCTAGGAAGCGCGCACGCTTCAGGACAGAATAGgaatttgtatatatttctcattaaaatacatgattGAGAACTTTGATAACTATTTGATTTATTCCTTTAGTG
Coding sequences:
- the LOC130050561 gene encoding uncharacterized protein LOC130050561, which gives rise to MTGEFNVKLAAAAFGGSACDIPGTQPGASTKCTATSNGFCLMDTIDIANKATTGVCVCYSGYTGDKCQTASPTTSTATSSSNSVFGVLALGGLAAYFLSQLSSGYGSSAITPQEALYVRQATSG